Proteins from a single region of Carassius gibelio isolate Cgi1373 ecotype wild population from Czech Republic chromosome A5, carGib1.2-hapl.c, whole genome shotgun sequence:
- the LOC128012177 gene encoding heparan sulfate glucosamine 3-O-sulfotransferase 1-like: MFWTLLLALILLLLLQAQLLVCLHELRSSLAKVTSATPSGTSNASALQRLPGAIIIGVRKGGTRALLEMLNLHPDVEVAKNEIHYFNLDDNFRKGLDWYRAQMPITLPGQLTVEKTPGYFTAPLAPKRIWAMNPAVKLLLIVRDPAERLVSDYTQVLHNRIQQNKPYQPLEELLLSQEHINPKYKALQRSFYYQHLAKWLELFPREQMHIVDGEALIQNPFPELQKAEKFLELPPRIKPDNFYFNVTKGFYCLLSAGHDKCLDESKGRPHAPLSSEAFQKLCRYLRVPNQIFFRMVGQRFDWC, encoded by the coding sequence ATGTTTTGGACGCTCCTCCTGGCTTTGATCCTCCTGCTGTTGCTCCAGGCACAGCTGCTTGTTTGTCTGCATGAACTCCGATCCTCTCTGGCCAAAGTGACTTCAGCGACCCCTTCTGGAACTTCCAATGCCTCAGCTTTGCAACGTCTGCCAGGAGCCATAATCATCGGGGTGCGCAAAGGAGGCACCAGGGCCCTGCTGGAGATGCTCAACCTCCATCCAGATGTGGAAGTAGCCAAAAACGAAATCCACTACTTCAACCTGGATGATAATTTTCGGAAAGGTCTGGACTGGTATCGTGCCCAGATGCCCATCACTCTCCCTGGGCAGCTGACGGTGGAAAAGACCCCTGGCTACTTCACAGCACCACTGGCCCCAAAGAGGATATGGGCCATGAATCCAGCTGTGAAACTGCTGCTGATCGTCCGTGACCCTGCAGAGAGACTTGTATCAGACTACACACAAGTTCTCCACAACCGAATTCAGCAAAACAAGCCATATCAGCCACTCGAAGAGCTGCTATTATCACAAGAACACATCAACCCCAAATACAAAGCCCTTCAGAGGAGCTTTTACTACCAGCACCTTGCCAAGTGGTTGGAGCTTTTTCCCAGAGAGCAGATGCACATCGTGGATGGAGAGGCGCTGATTCAGAATCCGTTCCCTGAGCTGCAGAAGGCGGAGAAGTTTTTGGAACTTCCACCTCGGATAAAGCCAGATAATTTCTACTTTAACGTCACGAAGGGCTTTTATTGTTTGCTGTCTGCGGGACATGACAAGTGTCTGGATGAGTCTAAAGGAAGACCACATGCACCACTTAGCAGCGAGGCTTTCCAGAAGCTTTGCCGTTACCTGCGAGTACCCAATCAAATCTTTTTCAGAATGGTGGGACAGAGGTTTGACTGGTGCTAA